The sequence below is a genomic window from Proteus vulgaris.
CGCCGTCTCGCTTGCATTAGAGCTGGCTGCTAAACAGTGTGATAGTGCTGAAGTCGCTATTAATAAATCGACGGGCATTAGTGTGAGTACGCGTTACGGTGAAGTTGAAAATGTTGAATTTAACAGTGATGGTGCTTTAGGCATTACGGTTTACCAACAACAACGTAAAGGTAGTGCATCTTCAACAGATTTAAGTCCTGATGCAATTAAGCGTGCTGTACAAGCCGCTGTGGATATTGCACGCTATACTTCAGTTGACCCGTATGCAGGACCTGCTGATCAAGAGCTATTAGCCTTTGATGCGCCTTTCCTTGATCTTTACCATCCTACCGAAGTAACGGCAGATAAAGCGATTGAATTAGCATCACGAGCAGAAAAAGCCGCTTTAGATAGCGATAGCCGTATTATTAATACAGAAGGGGGCAGTTTTAATAGCCACAGTGGAACCCGTGTATTTGGTAATAGCCTTGGCTTATTAAAAAGCTATTCATCTTCACGCTATTCTATGTCGAGCTGTGTTATTGCTCGTGATGGTGAAGATATGGAGCGCGATTATGCCTACACCATTAGTCGTCGTTTTGATGATCTGGAATCGCCTGAATGGGTAGGTCAAGAGTGTGCTCGCCGTACTTTATCTCGCCTTGCACCTCGTAAGCTCCCAACCATGAAAGCCCCCGTTATTTTTGCAGCCGATGTTGCGACTGGTATTTTTGGCCATTTGGTGGCGGCAATCAGTGGTAGCATGATTTATCGTGAATCTTCTTGTTTACTCGATAGCTTAGGGAAGCAAATTTTCCCTCAATGGCTAAATATTCAAGAGCGTCCTCACTTAATGAGAGGCCTAGCATCAACACCATTTGATAGCGAAGGTGTGCGCACAACTGATGCCGAAATTATTAAAGATGGCGTATTACAAGAGTGGCTATTAACCACTTATTCAGCAAGAAAATTGGGTTTAAAAAGTAATGGTCATGCTGGTGGTATTCATAACTGGTATATCCCAGGGCAAGGTTTATCATTTGATGCACTGTTAAAAGAGATGGGAACAGGGCTAGTTGTGACAGAATTGATGGGACAAGGCGTCAGCACAGTAACAGGTGATTATTCTCGTGGCGCGAGCGGTTTTTGGGTTGAAAACGGTGAAATTCAATATCCTGTAAGTGAAGTCACTATTGCGGGTAACTTAAAAGATATGTGGGCAAATATTGCCACTATGGGTGATGATATCGAGATGCGCAGTAATGTTCAGTGTGGATCGTTGTTATTACCAGAAATGAGTATTGCAG
It includes:
- the pmbA gene encoding metalloprotease PmbA; the encoded protein is MNNSDQVKQLEDAVSLALELAAKQCDSAEVAINKSTGISVSTRYGEVENVEFNSDGALGITVYQQQRKGSASSTDLSPDAIKRAVQAAVDIARYTSVDPYAGPADQELLAFDAPFLDLYHPTEVTADKAIELASRAEKAALDSDSRIINTEGGSFNSHSGTRVFGNSLGLLKSYSSSRYSMSSCVIARDGEDMERDYAYTISRRFDDLESPEWVGQECARRTLSRLAPRKLPTMKAPVIFAADVATGIFGHLVAAISGSMIYRESSCLLDSLGKQIFPQWLNIQERPHLMRGLASTPFDSEGVRTTDAEIIKDGVLQEWLLTTYSARKLGLKSNGHAGGIHNWYIPGQGLSFDALLKEMGTGLVVTELMGQGVSTVTGDYSRGASGFWVENGEIQYPVSEVTIAGNLKDMWANIATMGDDIEMRSNVQCGSLLLPEMSIAGE